Proteins from a genomic interval of Spirochaetales bacterium:
- a CDS encoding SDR family NAD(P)-dependent oxidoreductase: MNKLSFHILVTGVTRGLGLSLADFFLENGHRVIGLGRRKSDGMKDLEKKHGERFAFYGADVTNEKQLLDAYEAIKGKTPHLDILVNNAAVHLEQQKPDLDEIDFSVYQQTFLVNSIAPLMVIKAFIPLLKAGDKKLVINISSEAGSIGNAWRKTEYSYCMSKTALNMASKILQTRFREEGIKILAMHPGWFSSDMGGKEAPITPEQAAARVGRTILKKWSLKDPIYIDADAKEMVW; encoded by the coding sequence ATGAACAAACTGTCGTTCCACATACTCGTTACCGGCGTCACGCGGGGGCTTGGACTCTCCCTCGCGGATTTTTTTCTTGAAAACGGTCACCGTGTTATCGGTCTCGGAAGACGGAAAAGCGACGGGATGAAGGATCTTGAGAAGAAACATGGAGAACGGTTCGCATTTTATGGTGCGGATGTGACAAATGAAAAGCAGTTGCTGGATGCATATGAGGCCATAAAAGGGAAAACACCCCATCTCGATATTCTCGTCAATAACGCGGCGGTTCATCTCGAACAGCAAAAACCCGATCTCGACGAGATCGATTTCTCCGTCTACCAACAGACCTTTCTCGTCAACTCGATTGCGCCCCTGATGGTGATAAAAGCCTTTATCCCCCTCCTCAAAGCGGGCGACAAAAAACTCGTGATCAATATATCATCCGAAGCGGGATCGATCGGGAATGCCTGGAGAAAAACCGAGTATTCTTATTGTATGTCCAAAACCGCCCTGAACATGGCTTCGAAAATTCTCCAGACACGGTTCAGGGAAGAGGGGATTAAAATTCTGGCGATGCATCCCGGATGGTTCAGTTCCGATATGGGCGGCAAAGAGGCACCGATAACTCCGGAGCAGGCGGCTGCCAGAGTCGGCAGGACCATATTGAAGAAATGGTCGCTCAAGGACCCGATTTATATCGACGCCGACGCCAAGGAGATGGTCTGGTAG
- the murA gene encoding UDP-N-acetylglucosamine 1-carboxyvinyltransferase: MYKYIIEGGFPIRGKIRPSGNKNAALPCLAATLLTDERVVLRNIPDLEDVTVMVRILEDLGSKIERPEKNVYVLETNNINRTEISPEYSRMVRASILFAGPLCARTGKVVLPPPGGDVIGRRRLDTHFLALKELGVKITIDGKFVFEVQKLMGTDIFLDEASVTATENAIMAAVLAGGTTTLMNAASEPHIQDLCVMLNRMGARIGGIGSNILTIEGVKKLHGTEFSISSDYMEVGSFIGLAAASRGELEIEDAAPHHHRMTKIAFGKLGISWETDGSTIYVSPSQKLKVVPDLGGMIPKIDDAPWPGFPPDLISIALVVATQVEGTILIHEKMFESRMFFVDKLIGMGARIILCDPHRAVVAGPTRLKESELVSPDVRAGMGLLIAALCAEGRSTMHNVYQIERGYENIAERLRILGARVERTRESEEPG; this comes from the coding sequence ATGTATAAATATATTATCGAGGGAGGATTCCCCATACGGGGAAAAATCAGACCGAGCGGAAACAAGAATGCAGCTCTCCCCTGTCTCGCCGCGACACTCCTCACCGACGAACGGGTTGTTCTCCGCAATATACCCGATCTGGAAGACGTGACCGTTATGGTCAGGATTCTCGAAGACCTCGGTTCGAAAATCGAGCGGCCGGAAAAAAACGTCTACGTGCTTGAAACGAATAATATCAACCGCACGGAGATTTCCCCGGAATATTCCCGGATGGTCAGGGCGTCGATTCTTTTTGCGGGTCCCCTTTGCGCGAGAACAGGAAAGGTTGTCCTCCCGCCGCCGGGCGGCGATGTTATCGGGAGAAGGCGGCTCGATACCCATTTTCTCGCGCTCAAGGAACTGGGTGTAAAGATTACCATCGACGGGAAATTCGTATTCGAGGTTCAAAAACTCATGGGAACGGATATTTTCCTCGATGAAGCGTCGGTCACCGCCACGGAGAACGCGATTATGGCCGCCGTTCTGGCCGGGGGCACGACGACCCTCATGAACGCGGCATCCGAGCCGCATATTCAGGATCTGTGCGTGATGTTGAATCGGATGGGCGCGCGGATCGGCGGTATCGGTTCGAATATTCTCACCATAGAGGGCGTGAAAAAACTGCACGGTACCGAGTTTTCGATAAGTTCCGATTATATGGAGGTGGGGTCGTTCATCGGCCTCGCGGCGGCAAGCCGGGGCGAGCTCGAAATCGAGGACGCGGCCCCGCACCATCACCGGATGACAAAAATTGCTTTCGGTAAGCTCGGAATTTCATGGGAGACGGACGGAAGCACGATCTATGTTTCACCGTCACAAAAACTGAAAGTGGTTCCCGATTTGGGAGGGATGATCCCGAAGATCGATGACGCCCCATGGCCCGGCTTTCCACCGGATCTGATCAGTATCGCCCTGGTCGTGGCGACTCAGGTGGAGGGAACGATTCTCATTCACGAGAAAATGTTCGAATCCCGGATGTTTTTTGTCGACAAACTCATCGGCATGGGAGCGCGAATCATTCTCTGCGATCCCCACCGGGCCGTCGTCGCCGGGCCCACGCGGCTCAAGGAATCGGAACTCGTCTCGCCGGACGTGAGGGCGGGGATGGGTCTGCTGATTGCCGCACTCTGCGCGGAGGGCAGGAGCACGATGCATAATGTCTACCAGATCGAACGCGGATACGAGAATATCGCCGAGCGGTTGAGAATCCTGGGCGCCAGGGTCGAACGGACAAGGGAAAGTGAGGAACCCGGCTGA
- a CDS encoding aspartate kinase: MKIMKFGGSSIANSTLIEKVARIVAGESEKTGICLVLSAMKGVTDLLIGCAREAENGKTCYKETFNEIKKKHLDTVETLFTQNKKKEIREAVIWMLSELEEILHGIELVRECSARSLDVVMSFGEKLSCRIMASYLPVLGHEAVFIDASDGVIITDNVHGSAAVLFTQSYKAILKRIKSVKGIPVVTGFIASTSSGVVTTLGRNGSDYTASIVGAGLDADIIEIWTDVDGVLSADPRYVKEAFVIPELSYQEAMELSYFGAKVIHPYTMIPAIEKKKNILIKNTLNPETKGTLIADTVKRHSTCITGIACIDRIAIINVEGCGMVGIPGIAARILGEIAAAHINIIMISQASSEHSICLALKENEAVKAHDLLNRALADELATKQIQNIDLLRDLVIIAVIGENMRGTPGISGRLFSALGLKKINVYAIAQGSSERNISFVTGSGDKEQALLTLHHAFLEVSPENTSG, encoded by the coding sequence ATGAAAATAATGAAGTTCGGAGGCAGTTCTATCGCGAACAGCACACTCATCGAAAAAGTGGCGCGAATTGTCGCCGGTGAATCGGAAAAAACCGGGATTTGCCTCGTCCTGTCGGCGATGAAAGGGGTGACCGACCTTCTCATCGGGTGCGCAAGGGAAGCCGAAAACGGCAAAACATGCTATAAAGAAACCTTCAACGAGATTAAGAAAAAACACCTCGATACGGTTGAAACACTCTTCACTCAAAATAAAAAAAAGGAAATCAGGGAAGCGGTCATTTGGATGCTTTCGGAACTCGAGGAAATTCTGCACGGTATCGAACTCGTGCGGGAATGCTCCGCGCGAAGCCTCGACGTCGTCATGAGTTTCGGAGAAAAACTCAGCTGCCGCATCATGGCATCCTATCTCCCCGTCCTGGGACATGAAGCCGTTTTCATCGATGCAAGCGACGGGGTCATTATCACCGATAACGTGCACGGCAGCGCGGCCGTTTTATTTACACAAAGCTATAAAGCCATTTTGAAACGAATCAAAAGCGTAAAAGGAATTCCCGTTGTCACCGGTTTTATTGCATCGACTTCAAGCGGTGTCGTCACGACATTGGGACGGAACGGCTCCGATTATACGGCATCGATCGTCGGCGCGGGACTCGATGCGGATATCATCGAAATCTGGACCGATGTCGACGGCGTATTGAGTGCCGATCCTCGGTATGTAAAGGAAGCGTTCGTCATCCCCGAACTCAGCTACCAGGAAGCCATGGAGCTTTCGTACTTCGGAGCAAAAGTGATTCATCCCTACACGATGATTCCCGCAATCGAAAAGAAAAAAAACATTCTCATAAAGAACACACTCAATCCGGAAACCAAAGGAACCCTCATCGCGGATACGGTGAAACGTCATTCCACATGCATTACCGGTATCGCCTGTATCGACCGGATCGCGATCATCAATGTCGAAGGGTGCGGGATGGTCGGTATTCCCGGTATCGCCGCACGAATCCTGGGTGAAATAGCGGCCGCACATATCAATATCATCATGATATCGCAGGCATCATCCGAACATTCCATCTGTCTGGCCCTGAAAGAAAACGAAGCGGTCAAGGCACACGACCTGCTGAACCGGGCGCTGGCGGACGAACTGGCGACAAAACAGATTCAGAATATCGATCTTCTTCGGGATCTGGTTATCATTGCCGTCATCGGTGAAAACATGAGGGGGACGCCGGGGATTTCAGGACGCCTCTTCAGCGCCCTGGGACTCAAGAAGATCAATGTGTACGCGATCGCGCAGGGCTCGTCGGAAAGAAACATCAGTTTCGTCACGGGGAGCGGGGACAAGGAACAGGCCTTATTGACGCTTCATCACGCGTTTCTGGAAGTCTCACCGGAGAATACATCGGGATAA